A single window of Colletotrichum destructivum chromosome 9, complete sequence DNA harbors:
- a CDS encoding Putative pectate lyase superfamily protein, whose translation MKLLALLVTLGIGAVAHPQPNDAASILESRQTCSGPIESNPSTWWRAAIDHNGTAPTSSDPTFQYYRTAVQYGADNTGVRDSSDAFNFAIEAWTRTGNTVTTRPAYVYIPPGRYRIKKPIQMLVTTFLVGDALNPPVLIADPALGGQPVINGYDAHQGDGSATKNFLMAVRNVVVDTTEVGTGVPAVGIDWSVSQGCSLSNVKIRMPNFSSHVGITMNQGGSGILISDSQFEGGAIGIRVNGQQYQFKNLSFNGCNVGISMDSVYVAVVQGVTFANCNFGIDMGRNKTGVVSLVDSSVRACNAGVNNLVTGYGQNSLVIDNFQVTDATAVKSASDGSTLRAGSVAAGQTWVMGYVNSNNLQRGTTYPIERPAGLLSAGKYFTAPLPQYEKYALDQFVSLKGDPQYPVYGDNNRDDGPNINAILQKYKGCKIIFVPQGIYLTKETIYVPPGTRLIGETLSIFNGIGSRWWNPDDPQPILKVGNPGETGVAQITDITVEVGDVLQGATLVQVNMAGSKPGDVGIWSSVFRVGGTRHSITNTNCVGGNPAACKAAFALMHVTSTASAYLENVWGWVADHSLDTFGGAQNIAVGRGALIESTKPTWLVGTSFEHCVLYQYNLHNAQNVYISLEQTESAYWQGQGTPLRAPSPWTVKPAYGDPDFSNCAAQGQGNSDHCFRSWGHYMTGSSKIVIHGSALWAFFNGMNDNQWHNPQCENTGGICMTNQAFADSAKSTYWFGLSTKSTTILLYDKTGGAVWEVYARDNPGSWGGVVAAYLRDSGA comes from the exons ATGAagcttctcgccctcctcgtcacGCTCGGCATCGGGGCCGTTGCCCACCCCCAACCCAATGACGCCGCAAGCATCCTCGAGTCTCGACAGACGTGCTCCGGCCCCATTGAGAGCAACCCGTCGACCTGGTggcgcgccgccatcgaccaTAACGGCACGGCGCCCACGAGCTCTGACCCGACGTTCCAGTACTACCGCACGGCGGTTCAGTACGGCGCGGACAACACTGGCGTCAGGGACTCGTCCGACGCCTTCAATTTCGCCATCGAAG CATGGACCCGGACGGGCAACACCGTGACGACCCGCCCGGCCTACGTCTACATACCGCCGGGCCGGTATCGCATCAAAAAGCCGATCCAGATGCTCGTGACGACctttctcgtcggcgacgcaCTCAACCCGCccgtcctcatcgccgaccCCGCGCTCGGCGGCCAGCCCGTCATCAACGGCTACGACGCGCACCAGGGCGACGGGTCCGCGACCAAGAACTTCCTCATGGCGGTAcgcaacgtcgtcgtcgacaccaCTGAGGTCGGCACGGGCGTGCCGGCCGTGGGCATCGACTGGAGCGTCTCGCAGGGGTGCTCTCTGTCCAATGTCAAGATCCGCATGCCTAATTTCTCGAGCCATGTCGGTATCACGATGAACCAGGGCGGCTCTGGGATTCTGATCAGTGATAGT CAATTCGAGGGCGGTGCCATCGGCATCCGGGTCAATGGCCAGCAGTACCAGTTCAAGAACCTCTCCTTCAACGGCTGCAATGTCGGCATCTCGATGGACAGCGTTTACGTTGCCGTCGTGCAGGGCGTCACGTTCGCCAACTGCAACTTCGGCATTGACATGGGCCGCAACAAGACGGGCGTCGTCTCGCTCGTGGATTCGAGCGTCCGCGCCTGTAACGCCGGCGTCAACAACCTGGTGACGGGGTACGGCCAGAACTCGCTCGTCATCGACAACTTCCAGGTCACCGACGCGACAGCCGTCAAGTCGGCGAGCGATGGGTCGACCCTGAGGGCCGGCTCGGTCGCGGCGGGCCAGACGTGGGTCATGGGCTACGTCAACTCGAACAACCTGCAGCGCGGCACGACATATCCAATCGAGCGCCCGGCTGGGTTGTTATCTGCGGGCAAATACTTCACCGCCCCGCTACCTCAATACGAGAAGTATGCCCTGGATCAGTTTGTTAGCTTGAAGGGCGACCCGCAGTATCCTGTCTACGGAGACAACAACCGCGATGACGGGCCGAACATCAACGCCATCCTGCAGAAGTACAAAGGTTGCAAGATCATCTTCGTGCCCCAGGGCATTTACCTCACCAAGGAGACAATCTACGTTCCTCCCGGCACGAGGCTTATTGGCGAGACCCTCAGCATCTTTAACG GTATCGGATCGCGATGGTGGAACCCCGACGACCCTCAGCCCATTCTCAAGGTCGGCAACCCCGGTGAGACGGGCGTTGCGCAGATCACCGACATCActgtcgaggtcggcgacgttCTCCAGGGCGCAACCCTCGTGCAGGTAAATATGGCGGGATCCAAGCCCGGCGACGTTGGCATCTGGAGCAGCGTCTtccgcgtcggcggcaccaGGCACtccatcaccaacaccaatTGTGTCGGCGGGAACCCGGCCGCCTGCAAGGCCGCCTTCGCGCTGATGCACGTCACTTCGACTGCCTCTGCCTACTTGGAGAATGTCTGGGGCTGGGTGGCTGACCACTCGCTCGACACCTTTGGCGGCGCGCAGAACATTGCCGTCGGGCGTGGCGCGCTCATCGAGAGCACCAAGCCCACGTGGCTGGTCGGAACCAGCTTCGAGCACTGCGTCTTGTATCAATACAATCTCCACAACGCGCAGAACGTTTACATCTCGTTGGAGCAGACAGAGAGCGCGTATTGGCAGGGACAAGGTACTCCTCTAAGGGCGCCGAGCCCCTGGACGGTAAAACCGGCATACGGCGACCCTGACTTCAGCAACTGTGCAGCTCAGGGGCAGGGCAACAGTGACCACTGCTTCCGGTCGTGGGGCCACTACATGACGGGCAGTTCCAAGATCGTGATCCACGGGTCGGCTCTGTGGGCGTTCTTCAACGGAATGAACGACAACCAGTGGCATAACCCGCAATGCGAAAACACGGGAGGCATTTGCATGACCAATCAGGCGTTCGCCGACAGCGCCAAGTCCACGTATTGGTTCGGCTTGAGCACGAAGAGTACGACGATCCTTCTGTACGACaagacgggcggcgccgtgTGGGAGGTGTATGCGAGGGATAACCCGGGGTCGTGGGGCGGCGTCGTTGCCGCGTATCTGAGGGACTCGGGCGCTTGA
- a CDS encoding Putative lipid-binding protein POX18/UbiT/NSL-TP1: protein MGLANDKFPSSAAFDAINSVLGASEPDRKDAIKQGNAIFAFTLKNAAGETDSWHIDLKEKGEVGKGTGQKPTVTLSLSDADFGNLVQGKANAQKLFMSGKLKIKGDVMKATKMEPILKKAQTKAKL, encoded by the exons ATGGGTCTCGCCAACG ATAAGTTTCCTTCTTCGGCCGCtttcgacgccatcaactCCGTACTCGGCGCCAGCGAGCCCGATCGCAAGGACGCCATCAAGCAGGGCAACGCCATCTTCGCCTTTACCCTGAAGAacgcggccggcgagacCGATAGCTGGCACATTGAcctcaaggagaagggcgaggtTGGCAAGGGCACTGGCCAGAAGCCTACCG TCACACTGTCTCTGTCCGACGCCGACTTTGGcaacctcgtccagggcaAGGCCAACGCGCAGAAGCTCTTTATGTCGGGCAAGCTCAAGATCAAGGGCGATGTCATGAAGGCCACCAAGATGGAGCCCATTCTGAAGAAGGCCcagaccaaggccaagttGTAA